One Electrophorus electricus isolate fEleEle1 chromosome 10, fEleEle1.pri, whole genome shotgun sequence genomic region harbors:
- the LOC113572964 gene encoding myosin-7-like isoform X2: protein MGDAAMEEFGAAASFLRKSDKERLEAQTRPFDMKKECFVPHPEVEYVKASIISRDGDKVTVGTEHGKTVTVKEADVLPQNPPKFDKIEDMAMFTFLHEPAVLFNLKERYAAWMIYTYSGLFCVTVNPYKWLPVYNQEVVLAYRGKKRSEAPPHIFSISDNAYQYMLADRENQSILITGESGAGKTVNTKRVIQYFASIAAGGIKKDTNDKKGTLEDQIIQCNPALEAFGNAKTIRNDNSSRFGKFIRIHFGATGKLASADIETYLLEKSRVTFQLKAERDYHIFYQILSQKKPELLEMLLITANPYDYAYISQGETQVASINDADELMATDEAFDVLGFTQEEKNSIYKLTGAIMHYGNMKFKQKQREEQAEADGTEDADKSAYLMGLNSADLIKALCHPRVKVGNEWVTKGQNVQQVYYAIGALSKAVYEKMFLWMVIRINQSLDTKQPRQYFIGVLDIAGFEIFDFNTFEQLCINFTNEKLQQFFNHHMFVLEQEEYKKEGIEWEFIDFGMDLQACIDLIEKPMGIMSILEEECMFPKASDSTFKAKLYDNHLGKSGNFQKPRIVKGKPEAHFSLVHYAGTVDYNINNWLVKNKDPLNETVVGLYQKSTMKLLSYLFANYAGADSDASGKGKEKKKKGSSFQTVSALHRENLNKLMTNLRSTHPHFVRCIIPNETKTPGAMENPLVMHQLRCNGVLEGIRICRKGFPNRILYGDFKQRYRILNPAAIPEGQFIDSRKGAEKLLGSLDIDHNQYKFGHTKVFFKAGLLGLLEEMRDDRLALIITGIQARSRGLLSRIEFQKIVERRDALLVIQWNVRAFMGVKNWPWMKLYFKIKPLLRSAEAEKEMANMKEEFLKLKEAYAKSEARRKELEEKMVTLLQEKNDLQLQVQAEQDNLCDAEERCEGLIKNKIQLEAKCKELTERLEDEEEMNAELVAKKRKLEDECSELKKDIDDLELTLAKVEKEKHATENKVKNLTEEMAALDEIIAKLTKEKKALQEAHQQTLDDLQSEEDKVNTLTKAKAKLEQQVDDLEGSLEQEKKLRMDLERAKRKLEGDLKLTQENVMDLENDKQQLEERLKKKDFEISQINSKIEDEQAIAAQLLKKLKELQARIEELEEELEAERAARAKVEKQRADLARELEEISERLEEAGGATSAQIEMNKKREAEFQKLRRDLEEATLQHEATAATLRKKHADSVADLGEQIDNLQRVKQKLEKEKSELRLELDDVVSNMEHIVKAKTNLEKMCRTLEDQMSEYRTKFEEGQRSINDFSMQKSKLQTENCELARQLEEKDSLVSQLTRGKQSYTQQTEDLKRQLEEEVKAKNALAHAVQSARHDADLLREQFEEEQEAKAELQRSLSKANSEVAQWRTKYETDAIQRTEELEDAKKKLAQRLQDAEEAVEAVNAKCSSLEKTKHRLQNEIEDLMVDVERSNAAAAALDKKQRNFDKILAEWKQKYEESQSELESSQKEARCLSTELFKLKNSYEECLDHLETIKRENKNLQEEISDLTEQIGESGKSIHELEKIRKQLDQEKTEIQSALEEAEASLEHEEGKLLRAQLEFNQVKADIERKMAEKDEEMEQAKRNQQRVMDTLQSSLESETRSRNEALRLKKKMEGDLNEMEIQLSQANRQAAEAQKQLKSLHGHMKDTQLHLDDALRANDDLKENIAIVERRNNLLQAELDELRSLVEQTERGRKLAEQELLDVTERVQLLHSQNTSLLNQKKKLEGDTSQLQTEVEEAVQECRNAEEKAKKAITDAAMMAEELKKEQDTSAHLERMKKNMEQTIKDLQHRLDEAEQIAMKGGKKQVQKLEARVRELENEVELEQRKASDFVKGIRKYERRIKELTYQTEEDRKNLTRLQDLVDKLQLKVKSYKRAAEEAEEQSNANLGKFRKLQHELDEAEERADIAESQVNKLRAKSRDTGSKKGHEEE, encoded by the exons ATGGGAGATGCTGCAATGGAGGAGTTTGGGGCTGCTGCCTCCTTCCTGCGGAAGTCTGACAAGGAGCGTCTGGAGGCCCAAACACGCCCCTTTGACATGAAGAAAGAATGCTTTGTCCCTCACCCTGAAGTTGAGTATGTCAAGGCCTCCATTATCAGCAGAGATGGTGACAAAGTTACTGTTGGCACTGAGCATGGAAAG ACTGTGACTGTCAAGGAGGCTGATGTTCTCCCTCAGAACCCACCAAAGTTTGATAAAATTGAGGACATGGCGATGTTCACCTTCCTCCATGAgcctgctgtgctgtttaaCCTCAAAGAGCGTTATGCAGCCTGGATGATCTAC ACCTACTCTGGCCTCTTCTGTGTAACTGTCAACCCCTACAAGTGGCTGCCAGTGTACAACCAAGAAGTTGTACTTGCCTACAGGGGCAAGAAGAGGAGTGAAGCTCCTCCTCacatcttctccatctctgatAACGCCTATCAGTACATGCTTGCAG ATAGGGAAAACCAGTCTATTCTCATCAC TGGAGAATCTGGTGCAGGGAAGACTGTGAACACCAAGAGAGTCATTCAGTACTTTGCCAGTATTGCTGCTGGCGGTATAAAGAAGgatacaaatgacaaaaag GGAACTCTGGAGGATCAAATCATTCAGTGTAACCCTGCTCTGGAGGCTTTTGGTAATGCCAAGACCATCAGAAATGACAATTCCTCTCGTTTT GGCAAGTTTATTCGAATCCATTTTGGGGCCACTGGCAAGCTTGCCTCTGCAGATATTGAGACTT ATCTTCTGGAGAAGTCCCGTGTGACTTTCCAGCTCAAAGCTGAGAGAGATTACCATATCTTCTATCAGATACTGTCTCAGAAGAAACCAGAACTACTAg AAATGCTGCTTATTACTGCTAACCCTTATGATTACGCCTACATCTCCCAAGGAGAGACACAAGTGGCATCTATTAATGATGCAGATGAGCTGATGGCTACTGAT GAAGCATTTGATGTGCTGGGCTTCACCCAGGAGGAGAAGAACAGCATCTATAAGCTGACTGGTGCCATCATGCACTATGGCAACATGAAGTTcaagcagaagcagagagaggagcaggctgaGGCTGATGGAACTGAGG ATGCAGACAAATCAGCTTATCTGATGGGTCTGAACTCTGCTGATCTCATCAAGGCTCTGTGTCACCCCAGAGTCAAAGTAGGAAATGAGTGGGTCACAAAAGGACAAAATGTCCAACAG GTGTATTATGCTATTGGTGCGCTGTCAAAGGCAGTCTATGAGAAGATGTTTCTTTGGATGGTTATAAGAATCAACCAATCCTTGGACACCAAGCAGCCTCGGCAGTATTTCATTGGTGTGTTGGATATTGCTGGCTTTGAGATCTTTGAT TTTAACACATTTGAGCAACTGTGTATCAACTTCACTAATGAGAAGTTGCAGCAGTTCTTCAACCAtcacatgtttgttttggagcAAGAGGAGTACAAAAAGGAGGGTATTGAGTGGGAGTTCATTGACTTTGGCATGGACTTACAGGCTTGTATTGATCTCATTGAAAAG CCCATGGGTATCATGTCCATCCTTGAAGAGGAATGTATGTTTCCCAAGGCCAGTGATTCCACATTCAAAGCTAAGCTTTATGATAACCACTTGGGAAAATCTGGCAATTTTCAAAAGCCCAGGATTGTAAAGGGTAAACCAGAGGCTCACTTCTCCCTGGTTCACTATGCTGGTACTGTTGACTACAATATTAACAACTGGCTGGTTAAAAACAAGGATCCCCTCAATGAGACTGTAGTGGGGCTGTACCAGAAGTCTACCATGAAACTGTTATCTTACCTATTTGCAAATTATGCTGGTGCTGACTCAG ATGCAAGTGGAAAAGgcaaggaaaagaagaaaaagggttCTTCTTTCCAGACTGTGTCTGCTCTTCACAGG GAGAACTTGAATAAGCTGATGACCAACCTGAGATCAACTCATCCCCACTTTGTGCGCTGCATTATCCCCAATGAGACCAAGACTCCTGGGGCCATGGAAAATCCTCTGGTCATGCACCAGCTCCGCTGTAATGGTGTGCTGGAGGGCATCAGAATCTGCAGAAAGGGCTTCCCCAACAGGATCCTGTATGGAGATTTCAAACAGAG ATATCGTATTTTGAATCCTGCTGCTATTCCTGAAGGACAGTTCATCGACAGTAGGAAAGGAGCTGAGAAATTGTTGGGCTCCTTAGACATTGACCATAACCAATATAAGTTTGGACATACTAAG GTGTTCTTCAAGGCTGGTCTGCTGGGTCTGCTTGAAGAGATGAGAGATGATCGCCTTGCTCTCATCATCACTGGCATTCAGGCCCGGTCACGTGGACTTCTCTCAAGAATTGAGTTCCAGAAAATTGTTGAGCGCCG AGATGCCTTGCTTGTGATCCAGTGGAATGTCAGAGCTTTCATGGGAGTGAAGAACTGGCCTTGGATGAAGTTGTACTTTAAGATTAAACCACTACTACGGTCTGCTGAAGCTGAAAAGGAGATGGCCAACATGAAGGAAGAATTCCTAAAGTTAAAAGAGGCTTATGCCAAATCCGAAGCCCGCAGGAAGGAGCTTGAAGAGAAAATGGTCACGCTTCTCCAAGAGAAAAATGACCTGCAACTCCAAGTCCAGGCT GAGCAAGACAACCTTTGTGATGCTGAGGAGCGATGTGAGGGTTTAATTAAGAACAAGATCCAACTTGAAGCTAAATGCAAAGAGCTGACTGAGAGATTggaggatgaagaagaaatgAATGCAGAGTTGGttgcaaaaaagagaaaactagAGGATGAATGCTCTGAACTTAAGAAGGACATTGATGATCTTGAGCTAACCTTAGCCAAagtggagaaggagaaacatgCCACAGAGAACAAG GTAAAAAACCTGACAGAAGAGATGGCAGCCCTGGATGAAATCATTGCTAAGCTGACCAAGGAGAAGAAAGCTCTTCAAGAGGCCCATCAGCAAACACTTGATGACCTCCAGAGTGAAGAGGATAAAGTCAACACTCTGACCAAAGCCAAAGCCAAGCTAGAACAGCAAGTCGATGAT CTTGAGGGGTCCCTAGAACAGGAAAAGAAACTCCGTATGGACCTTGAGAGGGCTAAGAGAAAGCTTGAGGGAGACTTAAAACTGACCCAAGAGAATGTCATGGACCTAGAAAATGACAAGCAACAGTTGGAGGAGAGGCTGAAAAA GAAGGATTTTGAGATCAGCCAAATCAATAGTAAGATTGAGGATGAGCAAGCAATAGCAGCCCAGCTTCTGAAGAAACTAAAGGAACTGCAG GCTCGTATTGAGGAACTTGAGGAAGAACTGGAGGCTGAGAGAGCTGCACGTGCTAAGGTTGAAAAACAGAGGGCAGACTTGGCCAGAGAACTGGAAGAGATCAGTGAGAGACTGGAGGAGGCTGGTGGTGCCACTTCTGCACAGATTGAAATGAACAAGAAGAGAGAAGCTGAGTTCCAAAAACTGCGCAGAGATCTTGAAGAGGCCACTTTACAGCATGAGGCCACTGCTGCAACTCTGAGGAAGAAACATGCTGACAGTGTGGCTGACCTTGGAGAGCAGATAGACAACCTACAAAGAGTGAAGCAGAAgcttgagaaagaaaagagcGAACTGAGACTGGAGCTGGACGATGTTGTCTCCAACATGGAGCACATTGTCAAGGCCAAA ACAAATCTAGAAAAAATGTGCAGGACTCTGGAGGACCAGATGAGTGAATATAGGACTAAATTTGAGGAAGGACAACGTAGCATCAATGacttcagcatgcaaaaatctAAACTGCAAACTGAAAATT GTGAACTTGCAAGACAGTTGGAAGAGAAAGATTCCTTGGTATCTCAGCTGACCAGAGGCAAGCAGTCTTATACCCAACAGACTGAGGATCTCAAAAGACAACTTGAAGAAGAAGTGAAG GCTAAAAATGCCTTGGCCCATGCAGTGCAGTCTGCTCGCCATGATGCTGACCTGCTACGAGAGCAGtttgaggaggagcaggaggccaAGGCTGAGCTTCAGCGCAGTCTGTCCAAAGCAAATTCTGAGGTGGCTCAGTGGAGGACCAAGTATGAAACTGACGCCATCCAGAGGACAGAAGAGTTGGAAGATGCAAA GAAGAAACTTGCTCAGCGATTACAAGATGCAGAGGAAGCTGTGGAAGCTGTCAATGCCAAATGCTCTTCCCTGGAAAAGACCAAGCACAGACTCCAGAATGAGATTGAAGATCTCATGGTTGATGTGGAAAGATCcaatgctgctgctgctgctttggacaagaaacaaagaaactttGACAAA ATTCTTGCTGAATGGAAGCAAAAATATGAAGAGAGTCAAAGTGAGCTAGAGAGCTCCCAAAAGGAGGCCAGATGTCTAAGCACTGAGCTGTTCAAACTGAAGAACTCTTATGAGGAATGTTTGGATCACCTGGAGACCATTAAAAGGGAGAACAAGAACCTACAAG AGGAGATTTCTGACCTCACTGAGCAAATTGGTGAGAGTGGGAAAAGCATACATGAGCTTGAGAAGATCCGAAAACAGTTAGATCAGGAAAAGACTGAAATTCAGTCTGCATTGGAAGAAGCTGag GCCTCCCTTGAGCATGAAGAAGGAAAGCTCTTAAGGGCTCAGCTGGAGTTCAATCAAGTGAAGGCTGATATAGAGCGCAAGATGGCTGAAAAGGATGAGGAAATGGAGCAGGCCAAGAGAAACCAACAAAGAGTGATGGATACCCTGCAAAGCTCTCTAGAGTCTGAGACTCGCAGCAGAAATGAAGCTCTCAGactgaagaagaagatggaaGGAGACCTAAATGAGATGGAGATCCAACTCAGCCAGGCTAACAGGCAGGCTGCAGAGGCCCAGAAGCAACTCAAGAGTCTCCATGGACATATGAAG GACACTCAACTACATCTAGATGATGCTCTCCGAGCTAATGATGACCTCAAAGAGAACATTGCTATTGTGGAAAGGCGCAACAATCTGCTGCAGGCTGAACTGGATGAGCTGAGGTCCTTggtggagcagacagagagaggcaggaaacTGGCTGAGCAAGAACTGCTGGATGTGACTGAGAGGGTTCAGCTGTTGCACTCTCag AACACCAGCCTGCTAAACCAGAAGAAGAAGCTAGAGGGAGACACTTCCCAGCTTCAGACTGAGGTAGAGGAGGCTGTTCAAGAGTGCAGgaatgctgaagaaaaagccaaaaaagCCATCACTGATGCTGCCATGATggcagaggagctgaagaaggagCAGGACACTAGTGCTCACCTGGAACGCATGAAGAAGAACATGGAGCAGACTATAAAGGATCTGCAGCACCGTCTGGATGAAGCTGAGCAAATCGCCATGAAGGGTGGCAAGAAACAGGTCCAGAAACTAGAGGCTCGG GTGAGAGAGCTTGAAAAtgaggtggagctggagcagagaaaGGCCAGTGACTTTGTAAAGGGTATTCGTAAATATGAGAGACGCATCAAAGAACTCACTTACCAG ACTGAGGAGGACCGTAAGAATCTTACACGTCTGCAAGACCTGGTAGACAAATTGCAGCTGAAAGTTAAATCTTATAAGAGAGCTGCAGAGGAAGCT GAGGAGCAGTCCAATGCCAATCTGGGCAAGTTCCGCAAGCTGCAGCATGAGCTGgatgaggcagaggagagggCTGATATTGCTGAGTCTCAGGTCAACAAACTGAGGGCCAAGAGTCGTGACACTGGCTCCAAG AAAGGACATGAGGAAGAGTGA